The Salvelinus sp. IW2-2015 unplaced genomic scaffold, ASM291031v2 Un_scaffold4752, whole genome shotgun sequence genome segment GGAGGAGGAACCGTgcagcatcctctctcctctctcctccctctctctctcctctctctctcctccctcctctctccacagtcagtttGTACTCCTCTATCTTCGGCATGCTGCAGCTACTGTGTCTGATGACGACTCCTGTGATTGGTCAGATTATGGACTGGAAGCTGAAGGACTGTGAAGatgcagagggggaggaggaaccgTGCAGCAAGTAAGTTACTATGTCACCTATACCTTACATCCTAACCCCRAGGCCCTACAGAACATTtcagaggcacaaagatcataRCCCCaaaacattctcatttacaataaaagtgactccaaaatgacaatacattattcaKCATTGGGCACAACAtattctgaaacacaaccaaaacaaacagaaaatgcatccagcaagtttgtagagtcacaagcttggtgtagtcattgcgtgctaggaatgtGGGACCAattactaaacttttgactacttgaataaactataagtgaatttgttaaAATATTTACTTCAAGTAGGGGGGAGTAGATACACAAAGGGCTTTCATTTAAAATATCAAACAAATGGTGTAGTATAGCCAGCCAGCATAGTAAGTTAAGTCACTAGCCCTTACCCTCTATGGGGATCTGAGAGGTTTGGCTTAAGGGTTGATGAGAGGTGATCTCTTGATAGCATGATGTCTGTGTGATGGGATGTTGAGTATAAGATCggacctcctctcccctctcgaACCCTAACCTCCTCAGGGACCAGCTCAAGGCCAagcccagagacagacagatccaGAAGGTGACCAATGCAATGCGAGCGTTCATCCTGACCAACGTCCTATTGGTGGGATTCGGCATCACCTGCCTGGTGCCCAACCTCCCACTGCAGGTAAGTGCTCCATCCAGCTATCAATCAAACTAGTCGCCGCCTCCTCACCTTCTCCTGGCCAATCAGCAGTAGCTGTCCAGGACCAAAATTGGTGACAGCTGATGTAGGAATGAGATGTGAGTGGTGCTCTGTCGCCACCTATAGGCTTTCAAGTGGATCTACAGCTAGACACCACCACTACTCTCTATAGCAGACAGCATCACACCCTAGCCCCTAcaccaggcctgggcaaaggccggcccgggggccgtatgtggcccgcgatctgattcaatacggcccggggaatcatgctcagatcacatgaagaatttgcgatagtaaagttttgaaaaaagtatttgttattcaaattaaaagcccaatgaatagtcacctttgtgtaatgatttaactcccaccgcttctgggacatttattttgaaggcacgtatagataacaactgcacgaggacagacaagccgacacacacgtcacagttacaaatagtagctagctagaaattgcgcaaaaaagaataaaaaaaaaaaaaggaaagtagacaatgaatgtagggtgttccagcaagtCTTTATTtaggtatcagggaaagctgtgtgcttagtgtgcaaagagagcatcgctgtctagaaagactacaacttgtcccgatacttccagacgaagcatgcagagaaatataggactATGTCTTCTGACACACATGCTGCTTTTGCAGCTGAGAAAGCAGCATGGACTTTTCATAAAACTGCATTCAGAAAACGACGGAATTGCGAGAGCgagctatgtactgtcccacaaaattgctaaacacaGCAAGCCATTCATTGAGAgcgaattcattaaagaatgtttaattgactctgcagcaatactttgccccgacaagaaagagctgtttgaaaatgtttccctgtcaagacgaacagtgacacACAGCGTGTTGATGtaatctttatgtaatacatgtatcactagccactttagactatgccacttttatgtgtttacataccctacattactcatctcatatgtatatactgtactctataccatctactgcatg includes the following:
- the LOC112077611 gene encoding large neutral amino acids transporter small subunit 4-like — translated: MLQLLCLMTTPVIGQIMDWKLKDCEDAEGEEEPCSKDQLKAKPRDRQIQKVTNAMRAFILTNVLLVGFGITCLVPNLPLQVSAPSSYQSN